In the Leptotrichia sp. oral taxon 212 genome, one interval contains:
- a CDS encoding xanthine phosphoribosyltransferase codes for MEYLKQRILKDGVIKEGGILKVDSFLNHQIDVEVLNEIGKEFKKRFSDRKVTKILTVESSGIAIAVIAAQYFNVPVLFAKKTESSNMDKNTYESEVYSYTKAKKYKIRISRNYINKEDKILVIDDFLANGSAALGLINLVEAAGAELSGIGIVIEKSFQDGGKKLRKKGINLHSLAEVEFDNENNILFK; via the coding sequence ATGGAATATTTAAAACAGAGAATACTTAAAGATGGTGTAATAAAAGAAGGTGGTATTTTAAAAGTTGATTCTTTTCTGAATCATCAGATAGATGTGGAAGTTCTAAATGAAATAGGAAAAGAATTTAAAAAAAGATTTTCTGACAGAAAAGTAACGAAAATATTGACGGTGGAATCTTCCGGAATTGCAATAGCAGTAATAGCGGCACAGTATTTTAATGTTCCTGTACTGTTTGCAAAAAAAACTGAAAGCAGCAATATGGATAAGAATACTTATGAAAGTGAAGTATATTCATATACAAAAGCTAAAAAATATAAAATAAGAATTTCCAGAAATTATATAAACAAGGAAGATAAGATACTAGTTATAGATGATTTTTTAGCAAATGGTTCAGCTGCATTGGGACTGATAAATTTAGTTGAAGCGGCAGGAGCTGAACTTTCGGGAATAGGTATTGTTATTGAAAAAAGTTTTCAGGATGGTGGAAAAAAGTTAAGAAAAAAAGGAATAAACTTACATTCTCTTGCT